A window of Microscilla marina ATCC 23134 contains these coding sequences:
- a CDS encoding acetyltransferase, protein MDKLPVIIFGAGGLGAAALDAFQSNGVVVYGFLDEEEELHGTEINYVSVLGNPDDDGFLKLIGKKCAAFVASDDNDYRESIVEMLNDRRKVMPSNAVHAQSMIAATAEIGHGNFVHMGAVVNSQAVLGNHCLIQPNAVVNYKAQLGDFVQVGAGSNIGASVQIGERAFIGSGVTVVSGVKIGKNARIGAGSVVIKDVAEGETVFGNPAQVVK, encoded by the coding sequence ATGGATAAACTCCCTGTAATTATTTTTGGCGCAGGTGGATTGGGTGCCGCTGCCTTAGATGCTTTTCAAAGCAATGGCGTAGTAGTGTATGGTTTTCTGGATGAAGAAGAAGAATTACACGGTACCGAAATAAATTATGTGAGTGTGTTGGGTAACCCCGACGATGATGGCTTTTTAAAACTAATTGGTAAAAAATGCGCAGCTTTTGTGGCGTCTGACGACAACGACTACCGCGAGTCGATCGTTGAAATGCTCAACGACCGTCGCAAGGTCATGCCCTCCAATGCAGTACACGCACAGTCAATGATTGCAGCTACAGCTGAGATCGGTCATGGCAATTTTGTACACATGGGAGCCGTAGTCAATAGTCAAGCGGTATTGGGCAATCACTGTTTGATACAACCCAATGCTGTGGTAAACTATAAGGCACAGTTGGGTGACTTTGTACAAGTAGGTGCAGGTAGCAATATAGGCGCAAGTGTGCAAATAGGTGAGCGTGCCTTTATTGGCTCAGGCGTGACTGTAGTAAGTGGTGTAAAAATAGGCAAAAATGCCCGTATAGGTGCTGGCTCGGTAGTTATAAAAGATGTAGCCGAAGGCGAAACCGTATTTGGTAACCCTGCACAGGTTGTGAAGTAA
- a CDS encoding SpoIIE family protein phosphatase: MSKVNRFFGFFWVFALWCTHTAIAQDNLVIVGTYEDAPLIFKDTDNELKGVYKDVLEHIALKYKWKPEYVHGSFSENQKKLEKGDIDILCAIGHSEKREKRFDFSETTVVSNWGEIYIPMDSKIRSILDLKNKKVAVLAGDIYYEGSHGLKHTSSQFKLPIEFIECGSYDDVLEKISKGEADAGLVAVLHGATNGKKYNVHGSPIVFHPIELRFAFTKNTEKTKKLKKIIDKEMRSMIDDRSSVYYQSLSRWLGKEAGGEYLKYFKWGLIIAAGVALLFVTISLFLRRQVNKRTAQLYKKTQEVQELNEHLEDKVKARTAEVSRQRDELEQQKGKLERVNKEMRDSINYARNIQEAMLPGEDNMSLFLRNNYFKVFMPRDVVSGDFHWLAYKDEKVLLAVADCTGHGVPGAFMSMLGKSSLDAIVNEKNIYEPGNILTELQNSIYLSLGTNAADGMDVALCSFDFKNRKVVFAGAQRPFYFVRDGEVNVIKGDKKPIGGSVRHYKEKREYRDHEVDMLPGDMFYMTSDGYPDQFGGPEGRKFTTRRFKSMISEIYTLPIKEQGEKVKSSFLDWKGDERQIDDILVIGVKMEAD, encoded by the coding sequence ATGAGTAAAGTAAATCGTTTTTTTGGTTTTTTTTGGGTGTTCGCTTTGTGGTGTACCCATACTGCTATAGCTCAAGACAACCTTGTGATTGTTGGAACTTATGAAGATGCCCCTTTAATTTTTAAGGATACTGATAACGAGCTAAAAGGGGTGTATAAGGACGTACTGGAGCATATAGCGCTCAAGTATAAGTGGAAGCCCGAATACGTACACGGTTCTTTTTCTGAAAACCAGAAAAAACTCGAAAAAGGCGATATAGATATACTGTGTGCTATTGGGCACTCTGAAAAGCGAGAAAAAAGATTCGATTTTTCCGAAACCACTGTAGTATCCAATTGGGGTGAAATTTATATCCCTATGGACTCAAAAATACGCTCCATACTCGATCTCAAAAACAAAAAAGTAGCAGTACTTGCCGGAGACATTTACTACGAAGGCAGCCACGGGCTCAAACATACCTCCTCTCAGTTTAAACTACCCATAGAATTTATCGAGTGTGGATCGTATGACGATGTACTGGAAAAAATAAGCAAGGGAGAAGCTGACGCTGGGCTGGTAGCGGTATTGCACGGAGCCACTAACGGAAAAAAATACAACGTGCACGGCAGCCCTATTGTGTTTCACCCGATAGAACTAAGGTTTGCTTTTACTAAAAATACCGAAAAGACTAAAAAACTAAAGAAGATCATAGACAAGGAAATGCGGAGTATGATTGATGACCGCAGCTCTGTTTATTATCAGTCTTTGTCGCGTTGGTTGGGCAAAGAGGCAGGAGGTGAATACCTTAAGTATTTTAAGTGGGGCTTAATTATTGCCGCCGGAGTCGCGCTTTTATTTGTTACTATCAGTTTGTTTTTGCGACGTCAGGTAAACAAACGTACCGCACAATTATACAAGAAAACACAAGAGGTACAAGAGCTCAATGAGCACCTCGAAGACAAAGTAAAAGCAAGAACCGCAGAGGTGAGCCGCCAACGCGATGAATTGGAACAGCAAAAAGGTAAACTAGAGCGCGTGAACAAAGAAATGCGCGATAGTATCAACTATGCCCGTAATATTCAGGAGGCAATGCTGCCAGGTGAAGACAATATGTCGTTATTTTTACGCAATAATTATTTCAAGGTGTTTATGCCTCGCGACGTGGTAAGTGGTGACTTTCACTGGCTTGCTTACAAAGACGAGAAGGTATTGTTGGCGGTGGCCGATTGTACCGGGCACGGAGTTCCTGGTGCTTTTATGTCTATGTTGGGCAAGTCTTCGTTAGACGCGATTGTTAACGAGAAAAATATTTACGAGCCTGGCAATATCTTAACCGAACTTCAAAATTCTATTTACTTATCTTTGGGTACCAACGCCGCTGACGGCATGGATGTGGCTTTGTGTAGTTTTGACTTCAAAAATCGCAAGGTTGTATTTGCCGGAGCCCAACGCCCATTTTATTTTGTGCGTGATGGCGAAGTGAATGTAATCAAAGGAGACAAAAAACCCATTGGTGGAAGTGTAAGACATTACAAAGAAAAACGCGAATACCGTGACCATGAGGTAGACATGTTGCCTGGCGATATGTTCTATATGACGTCTGATGGCTATCCCGATCAGTTTGGTGGTCCCGAAGGACGCAAGTTTACCACGCGTCGTTTCAAATCTATGATCTCTGAAATATACACCTTACCCATCAAAGAGCAAGGCGAAAAAGTGAAGTCATCTTTTTTAGATTGGAAAGGAGACGAACGTCAAATTGACGATATACTTGTGATAGGAGTAAAAATGGAAGCAGATTAA
- a CDS encoding retropepsin-like aspartic protease: MRYFIFVWIMGCCGASCTPKAFRMIRKAKVQTSDFTQQLPYVNTKRMIVVKATLNNQRTYRFIWDTGAGVTVLSRKVVQELGLKPRAKMKVGDSRKRRKTLELVNIQNFTLGGVKFKNIAGLVVDYDSTSVLPCIAEGGIIGTNIIARCNWTIDYAQQTLIFTNQPYYLQNNPKSFAFKTGSTGRIYFDMQIKGKTIRNVLFDSGSSGGLDLRVSDGLKAGWLKRMPSTKLLDGTTQGLYGTRLDTTYVLTLDSVKVGSLPPLKVPVELGRYVNKKIGNRIMQSFQVKIDYPHKRLLWIPTAPIALWPSVVGALFKRSKGKLTVGSLYLPSDASAKGVKLNDEVVQINDQPLTNFFTDNCSFYQWFFDVYNIKVLKITLKNGKKISLHKKPLGAKLWWQKQK, encoded by the coding sequence ATGCGCTACTTTATTTTTGTATGGATCATGGGCTGCTGTGGAGCAAGCTGTACACCCAAAGCGTTTCGTATGATTCGCAAAGCCAAAGTACAAACAAGTGATTTTACCCAGCAACTGCCCTATGTAAACACCAAACGCATGATAGTGGTAAAAGCCACCCTCAACAATCAACGTACTTACCGGTTTATTTGGGACACAGGGGCAGGCGTAACCGTGTTGTCGCGTAAGGTGGTACAAGAGCTTGGGCTAAAACCGCGTGCTAAAATGAAAGTTGGCGATTCGCGCAAGCGGCGAAAAACCCTTGAACTGGTGAACATTCAAAACTTTACCTTGGGAGGGGTAAAGTTTAAAAACATAGCGGGGCTGGTAGTAGACTATGACAGTACCTCTGTTTTGCCCTGTATTGCCGAAGGAGGCATTATAGGCACCAATATCATAGCCCGTTGCAACTGGACCATTGACTATGCCCAGCAAACATTAATTTTTACCAATCAGCCCTATTACCTGCAAAACAACCCTAAATCTTTTGCTTTTAAAACCGGAAGTACTGGAAGAATCTATTTTGATATGCAAATCAAGGGCAAAACCATTCGAAATGTATTGTTTGACTCCGGCTCATCAGGAGGGCTAGACTTAAGGGTAAGCGATGGGCTCAAAGCCGGGTGGCTCAAGCGTATGCCTTCTACCAAATTGCTTGACGGCACCACACAAGGTTTGTATGGTACCCGGCTCGACACTACCTATGTGCTTACGCTTGACTCGGTAAAGGTGGGTAGTTTACCTCCATTGAAGGTTCCGGTGGAGCTTGGACGCTATGTAAACAAAAAAATAGGCAACCGTATTATGCAAAGCTTTCAAGTAAAAATAGATTACCCTCATAAGCGCCTGCTTTGGATTCCTACGGCTCCTATAGCACTTTGGCCATCAGTTGTGGGAGCCCTGTTTAAGCGTTCTAAAGGTAAACTTACTGTAGGATCGTTGTACTTGCCCTCCGATGCCTCAGCAAAGGGAGTAAAACTCAACGATGAAGTAGTACAAATCAATGACCAACCTCTGACTAATTTCTTTACTGACAACTGTAGTTTTTATCAATGGTTTTTTGACGTTTACAACATCAAGGTATTAAAAATTACATTGAAAAATGGCAAAAAAATAAGCTTACACAAAAAGCCGCTTGGCGCAAAGCTTTGGTGGCAAAAACAAAAGTAA
- a CDS encoding SDR family NAD(P)-dependent oxidoreductase has product MQNETYTLITGGSEGIGRALAEDCAKRGMNILLVALPAPQLEKTAQHIRDTYHVKTEYLGIDLTQENAPYEVHEWTQQKGYAVDILINNAGFGYAGAFADYASPEFFDKLMQLNMRALVLLNRLFIPELQKHPKAYLMNLGSMSSFQPVPYQAVYGASKAFIYNFTRALRTELADSNISVTVMCPGGTNTNSINKARNGDLKGLAKKSILNPEDIAPKAIEAMLKGKAQVVTGRINRLILAISKLIPLGTRLKIAAKNLKPKQEFNKTQDASHKADVTV; this is encoded by the coding sequence ATGCAAAACGAAACTTATACCCTCATTACCGGAGGCAGCGAAGGCATAGGGCGAGCCCTTGCCGAAGATTGTGCCAAACGAGGGATGAATATACTATTGGTGGCATTGCCCGCCCCACAACTTGAAAAAACCGCCCAACACATTCGTGATACCTATCATGTAAAAACCGAATATCTGGGGATAGATCTTACTCAAGAAAATGCCCCTTATGAGGTGCACGAGTGGACACAGCAAAAAGGATACGCAGTAGACATACTCATCAATAATGCCGGGTTTGGTTATGCAGGCGCTTTTGCCGACTATGCCAGCCCCGAGTTTTTTGACAAACTTATGCAGCTCAATATGCGGGCGTTGGTGTTGCTCAACCGTTTGTTTATTCCTGAGCTACAAAAACACCCCAAAGCCTATTTGATGAACCTGGGCAGTATGTCTTCGTTTCAGCCAGTACCTTATCAGGCGGTATATGGGGCTTCAAAGGCGTTTATTTATAACTTTACCCGTGCCCTCAGAACCGAGCTTGCCGATTCCAACATTTCGGTAACAGTGATGTGTCCTGGTGGCACCAATACCAACTCTATTAACAAAGCCCGTAATGGGGACTTGAAAGGGTTGGCAAAAAAATCTATCCTCAATCCCGAAGACATAGCCCCCAAAGCTATAGAGGCAATGCTAAAAGGCAAAGCGCAAGTAGTAACTGGACGAATAAACCGACTCATATTGGCAATCAGTAAACTGATTCCTTTGGGTACTCGTCTAAAAATTGCGGCTAAAAATCTTAAGCCCAAGCAAGAGTTTAACAAAACTCAAGACGCTTCGCACAAGGCCGACGTAACGGTGTAG
- a CDS encoding M16 family metallopeptidase, with product MKFNYKIWMLALLLLAGTQASKGQGVFKLPKYDKFKLSNGLTVYLMEQKEVPLIQASIVFNAGAVHDGNKPGLANFTAQALLFGTKTMTKTQIEQQTDFVGASLSSAAALEYARVGLSFAKKDQDKMLAILKEVLTHPVFDAKEFEKSKKRKLLRLDQVKESPRNVIGSYYNKLLYGNHPYGNPVAGTKEGINAITLDDIKAFYKKQYTCDKAAIAIVGDFDKRKMKANIKKLLKGWKTKKSTSKALVKPDMNYSKSQVLLVDKDDANETTFYIGGQGVARSNPDLIAVQVVNTILGGRFTSWLNDALRVNSGLTYGARSNFVTGKLSGSFYIYSFTKTATAIQAIDMAIGVLDSLHTTGVNKEILESAKNYVKGSFPTRYERNSSLAQLLTSMFVYGYNESFINNFTKNVDNLTVAKVKQVIAKYFPKKNLQFVLVGKASAIRDKVKKYGKVTEKKITSQGF from the coding sequence ATGAAATTTAACTATAAAATATGGATGCTTGCGTTGCTGCTATTGGCAGGTACCCAGGCAAGCAAGGGCCAAGGCGTGTTTAAATTGCCCAAATACGATAAGTTTAAGCTAAGCAATGGGCTTACCGTGTACCTGATGGAGCAAAAAGAGGTGCCATTGATTCAAGCTTCAATAGTATTTAATGCGGGAGCCGTTCATGATGGTAATAAACCAGGCTTGGCCAACTTTACTGCACAGGCTTTATTGTTTGGTACCAAAACAATGACCAAAACACAAATAGAACAGCAAACCGATTTTGTGGGTGCTAGTCTTAGTTCGGCTGCTGCATTAGAGTATGCCAGGGTTGGGTTGTCTTTTGCCAAAAAAGACCAAGATAAAATGTTGGCTATTTTAAAGGAAGTGTTGACTCATCCTGTATTTGACGCCAAAGAGTTTGAGAAAAGCAAAAAACGCAAGTTACTTCGGCTTGATCAGGTCAAAGAAAGCCCTCGCAATGTAATTGGCAGCTACTACAATAAGTTGTTGTATGGCAACCACCCTTATGGCAACCCGGTGGCAGGAACTAAAGAGGGGATAAATGCCATTACCCTGGATGATATCAAGGCGTTTTACAAAAAACAATATACCTGTGATAAAGCCGCCATTGCCATTGTAGGTGATTTTGACAAGCGCAAAATGAAAGCCAATATCAAGAAGTTGTTGAAGGGTTGGAAAACCAAAAAGTCGACCAGTAAAGCGCTGGTAAAGCCTGATATGAACTACTCAAAAAGCCAAGTGCTACTGGTAGATAAAGATGATGCCAATGAAACTACTTTTTATATAGGAGGTCAAGGGGTAGCACGCAGCAACCCAGACTTGATTGCTGTTCAGGTGGTCAATACTATTTTAGGGGGGAGGTTTACTTCCTGGCTCAACGATGCCTTGCGTGTAAACTCTGGGCTTACCTATGGGGCTCGCAGTAATTTTGTGACTGGCAAGCTTTCCGGGTCTTTTTATATCTATAGTTTTACCAAAACTGCAACTGCTATACAGGCAATAGATATGGCTATAGGTGTGTTAGATAGTTTGCACACTACCGGGGTGAACAAAGAAATACTGGAATCGGCAAAAAACTATGTGAAAGGAAGTTTTCCTACCCGGTATGAGCGCAATAGTAGCTTAGCCCAACTACTCACCTCTATGTTTGTGTATGGCTACAATGAGTCGTTTATCAACAATTTTACAAAAAATGTAGATAACCTGACAGTAGCAAAAGTAAAGCAAGTGATTGCAAAGTATTTTCCGAAAAAGAACCTACAGTTTGTATTGGTGGGCAAGGCGTCTGCCATTCGCGACAAGGTGAAAAAATACGGCAAAGTCACCGAAAAGAAAATTACAAGCCAGGGATTTTAG
- a CDS encoding lipocalin-like domain-containing protein, whose translation MKRKNVWKACLMVCFNLLLLSCGPSQYENTLAKKWKPSFDPETEIKKRAKQHYAKMGKKHIDKLKQGIVQKAAQMVYEFKPDGKYRIVFEKDGEPEVGTWKVIEDGKVLFIKSDRGKQQKIAIKSLTAKKVVLSIDENTELVLLPA comes from the coding sequence ATGAAAAGAAAGAATGTGTGGAAGGCATGCCTGATGGTATGCTTCAATTTGTTATTGTTAAGCTGTGGTCCCAGTCAATACGAAAATACCCTTGCCAAAAAGTGGAAACCCTCGTTTGACCCTGAAACCGAAATAAAAAAACGGGCAAAACAGCATTACGCCAAAATGGGCAAAAAACATATAGATAAACTTAAGCAAGGCATTGTCCAAAAAGCAGCCCAAATGGTGTATGAGTTTAAGCCAGATGGCAAATACCGTATAGTGTTTGAAAAAGACGGCGAGCCCGAAGTAGGTACCTGGAAAGTGATAGAAGACGGTAAAGTTCTTTTTATCAAATCTGACCGAGGCAAACAGCAAAAAATTGCCATCAAAAGCCTTACCGCAAAAAAAGTGGTACTAAGCATTGACGAAAACACCGAATTGGTGCTATTACCAGCTTAG
- a CDS encoding OmpA family protein has protein sequence MTSKLKTSVCILVGYVMVLFCQISNAQTNDTTRAPHKPLSGKNKEHIEVEKHEFHEQIETRVLFNGGQNTPNKIGKEHLDFIISGLKKDIAKYKHLYPQDKIVLSLKIKGYSDAKPFYPNQSPEERQTLNDYLAKKRTYYISNSVKKGLYPLVHGIEQALVIKGEELPPYYTSDEPEDPQRRMCIVTVLAYSVPVDSFASRKPAIIAIDHHKKFVPTLVEPKHQYLALHLPQKTTTKYHAGGKLTASNPTITNPVLPNNSNNKNKVVTPKATKPTPKTSAGAIAVVKGGNVVYANTNASVQFHTGWHTPKPQDYQYLQQLIKEIKEKVAIYRRNNDNKPMVIQLDVRGYADKQGFYYNQPIAQRQAQNKRLSEWRARTIGQFLQKYLKSQSIKVALSTQGLGETLPPGVTDGAVNDPLRRTCRASIQVVEGQAVNTR, from the coding sequence ATGACATCAAAACTAAAAACTTCGGTATGCATACTCGTAGGGTATGTAATGGTATTATTTTGCCAAATTTCAAACGCACAAACCAACGACACTACCCGTGCGCCCCATAAACCTTTGAGTGGTAAAAATAAAGAGCACATAGAAGTAGAGAAACACGAGTTTCATGAACAAATAGAAACCAGGGTGCTATTTAACGGAGGACAAAATACCCCCAACAAAATAGGTAAAGAACACTTAGACTTTATTATTTCAGGGCTAAAAAAAGACATTGCCAAGTACAAACACTTGTATCCTCAAGACAAGATTGTGCTTAGCCTGAAAATAAAGGGTTACTCTGACGCCAAACCGTTTTACCCCAACCAATCGCCTGAGGAGCGTCAAACCCTGAATGATTACCTCGCCAAAAAACGTACTTACTATATAAGCAATTCTGTCAAAAAAGGATTGTATCCGTTGGTACACGGTATAGAGCAAGCCTTGGTGATAAAAGGGGAAGAATTACCTCCTTATTATACATCTGACGAGCCCGAAGATCCTCAACGCCGCATGTGTATAGTAACCGTACTGGCCTATAGTGTACCTGTAGACTCTTTTGCGTCTCGTAAACCTGCTATTATTGCCATAGATCACCACAAAAAATTTGTGCCCACTTTGGTAGAACCCAAACACCAATACCTTGCATTGCACCTACCCCAAAAAACCACTACTAAATACCATGCTGGAGGTAAATTAACCGCGAGCAACCCTACCATTACTAATCCGGTACTGCCTAATAATAGTAACAACAAAAACAAGGTGGTTACTCCAAAAGCTACTAAACCTACCCCAAAAACCTCTGCTGGCGCAATTGCCGTGGTCAAAGGAGGTAACGTGGTATACGCCAACACCAACGCATCGGTACAATTTCATACGGGCTGGCACACACCCAAACCACAAGATTACCAATACCTGCAACAATTGATTAAGGAAATTAAAGAAAAAGTGGCTATTTATCGACGCAACAATGACAACAAACCTATGGTAATACAGCTGGATGTGCGCGGCTACGCCGATAAACAAGGATTTTACTATAACCAACCTATAGCCCAAAGGCAAGCACAAAACAAGCGTTTGTCGGAGTGGAGAGCTCGCACCATTGGTCAGTTTTTACAAAAATACCTCAAATCACAATCTATTAAGGTAGCGCTGAGCACCCAGGGGCTGGGCGAAACACTGCCACCTGGGGTAACCGATGGGGCAGTCAATGATCCCTTGCGGCGAACATGTAGGGCAAGCATACAAGTAGTAGAGGGGCAAGCAGTCAATACTCGCTGA
- a CDS encoding SDR family oxidoreductase: MNIFMTGATGYIGRLLAQKLAEQGHTIHALCRSSSQTGDLQHPNIKFFEGDLLDSNSIDRAMASCQQAYHLAAFAKVFTKQPELHDHINVDGTMNVLAAAQKAGVQRTVFTSTGGVFGFSTPDQPVDEATPRNIEFFNHYERTKTEAEEKIRELAAQGQDIVIVNPTRVYGPGLLSESNAATRLMQLYYQGKWKMSPGDGTKLGNYVYVNDVVNGHILAMEKGRAGERYIIGGINASYKQLFDTLGKHAPKKLKLMNAPVWLMMIVSNFELAKAKLFNMKPLITPKYAKKYTYHWGLSSAKAEKELGYEITSLDEGIRQTMEWLAALENNNAQAQNA, encoded by the coding sequence ATGAATATATTTATGACAGGGGCTACTGGCTACATAGGCAGGTTGTTGGCCCAAAAACTCGCCGAACAAGGACACACCATCCATGCGCTTTGTCGCTCTTCTTCTCAAACCGGGGATTTGCAACACCCCAACATTAAATTTTTTGAGGGTGATTTGCTGGACAGCAATAGTATAGATCGCGCTATGGCGTCTTGCCAACAAGCCTATCACCTGGCGGCTTTCGCCAAAGTGTTTACCAAACAGCCAGAGCTACACGACCATATCAATGTAGACGGGACGATGAATGTATTGGCCGCCGCCCAAAAAGCGGGCGTACAACGTACCGTATTTACCTCTACCGGAGGCGTGTTTGGTTTTTCTACCCCTGACCAACCTGTAGATGAAGCTACCCCCCGTAACATTGAGTTTTTTAACCATTATGAGCGTACCAAAACCGAAGCTGAAGAAAAAATCAGAGAATTGGCTGCCCAGGGACAAGACATTGTCATTGTAAACCCCACCCGTGTATATGGTCCGGGTTTATTGAGCGAAAGCAACGCGGCTACTCGCCTGATGCAATTGTATTACCAGGGTAAATGGAAAATGAGCCCTGGCGATGGCACCAAATTAGGCAACTATGTGTATGTAAATGACGTAGTAAACGGGCATATACTGGCGATGGAAAAAGGAAGGGCAGGTGAGCGTTACATCATAGGTGGTATCAATGCCTCTTACAAGCAGTTGTTTGACACATTGGGCAAGCATGCCCCAAAAAAGCTCAAATTGATGAATGCCCCGGTATGGTTGATGATGATTGTGTCAAATTTTGAATTGGCAAAAGCCAAGCTTTTTAACATGAAGCCGCTTATTACACCAAAATATGCTAAAAAATACACCTATCACTGGGGGCTGAGTAGTGCCAAAGCCGAAAAAGAACTGGGGTATGAAATTACCTCATTGGACGAAGGCATCCGGCAAACAATGGAATGGTTGGCCGCCCTGGAAAACAACAATGCTCAAGCACAAAATGCTTAA
- a CDS encoding M16 family metallopeptidase, with protein sequence MKKILWLSCLLLLAPLAQAQTKVEDVKTLTLNNGMKVIVLEDHSIPNANMYLFWKVGSRNERPGITGLSHFFEHMMFNGAKKYGPKMFDRVMEANGGSNNAYTTEDVTVYTDWFPSSSIEVMFDLEADRIGALNISSKMLESERGVVLSERSTGLENSNFQSLQAQLKSTAFFAHAYRWPVIGYESDIKQWAKKDLEDYFKTYYAPNNCVVVIVGDVTLAQVKKLSAKYFEPIPGNTPPAKVRTVEPPQNGEKRVVVHKKISSPNVALAYHVPSTSSQDYYALDMLSSILSSGNSSRLRKSLIFDQQVASAIFTYMPQSFDPNLFYLYGVAARNITPEKLEAAMLAEIEKIKEKGVTDFELQKTKNQKLMRFYQQMETINGKANSIGTYELFFGSYTKLFNAPKLYENVTKEDIQRVAKKYFIKTNRTVGYLLSPEKKGKSK encoded by the coding sequence ATGAAAAAAATCTTATGGCTTAGTTGTTTGCTCTTGTTGGCTCCCCTGGCACAGGCACAAACCAAAGTAGAAGATGTAAAAACATTGACGCTTAACAATGGGATGAAGGTCATTGTGTTAGAAGACCATTCTATACCCAACGCCAACATGTATCTGTTTTGGAAGGTAGGCTCACGCAATGAGCGCCCTGGCATTACCGGTTTGTCCCATTTTTTTGAACACATGATGTTCAATGGCGCCAAAAAATATGGGCCTAAAATGTTTGATCGGGTAATGGAAGCCAACGGTGGTTCTAACAATGCCTATACTACCGAAGATGTAACCGTATATACCGACTGGTTTCCGAGCAGCTCGATAGAGGTCATGTTTGACCTGGAAGCAGACCGTATTGGTGCTTTAAACATTTCGTCAAAAATGCTGGAAAGCGAGCGAGGGGTAGTATTGTCGGAGCGCAGTACTGGGCTGGAAAACAGCAACTTTCAGTCTTTGCAGGCACAGTTAAAGTCTACCGCTTTCTTTGCACACGCTTATCGTTGGCCTGTCATAGGGTATGAGTCTGACATTAAGCAGTGGGCCAAAAAAGATTTAGAGGACTATTTTAAAACCTATTATGCACCCAACAATTGTGTGGTAGTAATAGTGGGTGATGTAACCTTGGCTCAAGTTAAAAAACTGTCTGCCAAATATTTTGAGCCTATTCCTGGCAATACCCCTCCGGCAAAAGTGAGAACGGTAGAACCTCCGCAAAATGGTGAAAAAAGAGTAGTAGTACACAAAAAAATCTCGTCACCCAATGTTGCGTTGGCGTACCATGTACCCTCTACCAGTAGCCAAGACTATTATGCGCTCGATATGCTCAGCAGTATCTTGTCATCAGGTAACTCTTCGCGTTTGCGTAAATCTCTGATTTTTGACCAACAAGTAGCTTCCGCAATATTTACTTACATGCCACAAAGCTTTGATCCTAACTTGTTTTATCTATATGGAGTAGCGGCACGCAACATTACCCCAGAAAAATTGGAAGCAGCGATGCTTGCCGAAATTGAGAAAATTAAGGAAAAAGGAGTAACCGATTTTGAGTTGCAGAAAACCAAAAACCAAAAGTTAATGAGGTTTTACCAGCAAATGGAAACCATTAATGGCAAAGCAAACTCAATAGGAACCTATGAATTGTTTTTTGGCAGTTATACAAAACTGTTCAATGCCCCAAAACTTTATGAAAATGTAACCAAGGAAGATATTCAGCGAGTGGCAAAAAAGTATTTTATCAAAACTAACCGCACGGTGGGTTATTTACTATCGCCAGAAAAGAAGGGAAAGAGTAAATAG